The proteins below are encoded in one region of Candidatus Thiodiazotropha sp. LNASS1:
- a CDS encoding fasciclin domain-containing protein produces the protein MTTTHTKLDGMFFILKNKTVITLVTLVLPAMLMLLATSANAGWRGGYFKCAKTEIIDVRPATITEGAVALGLSTLATVLPFEVAELLDSSEGITVLAPTDEAFENIPPDLLTLIASDPDILTAVLSYHVVPKEVDPRKVRYIRKYQTLAGQTLFASRDRRSPMVNQSEVDCQGYRTANGLVWVVDSVLLPQF, from the coding sequence ATGACTACCACCCATACGAAACTCGATGGCATGTTTTTTATTTTGAAAAACAAAACGGTGATAACTCTCGTTACTTTAGTGCTGCCGGCAATGCTGATGTTGTTGGCTACATCAGCAAATGCGGGTTGGCGAGGCGGGTACTTTAAATGCGCCAAGACAGAAATTATCGATGTGAGACCCGCGACCATCACCGAGGGCGCGGTGGCACTGGGTCTGAGTACCTTGGCTACCGTCCTTCCGTTTGAGGTTGCAGAGTTGCTCGATTCCAGTGAGGGCATCACGGTTTTGGCGCCCACGGACGAGGCGTTTGAAAATATACCGCCTGACCTGCTCACCCTCATTGCAAGCGATCCGGATATATTGACAGCTGTTCTCTCCTATCACGTGGTGCCGAAAGAGGTCGATCCCAGAAAGGTGCGTTACATCAGAAAATACCAGACCCTTGCTGGCCAGACTTTGTTCGCCAGCAGGGATCGAAGAAGTCCTATGGTTAACCAGTCAGAGGTCGATTGCCAAGGCTACCGCACGGCCAACGGTCTGGTCTGGGTTGTCGACAGCGTGCTGCTGCCACAATTCTGA